The Salminus brasiliensis chromosome 3, fSalBra1.hap2, whole genome shotgun sequence genome contains a region encoding:
- the znf750 gene encoding zinc finger protein 750 — METPPSRKPKKPHYIPRPPGKPFKYQCFQCPFTCNIKSHLFNHMKYNLCKNSISLVSQRGEQTGRPTRGPQCSNSSSQITAGTSRLPKQSPTRPGDKVRLERTTDLTGEEVHEGVQRAENESPVKRSTETVPELEIDIENREQEAVEARIKHTSMSAFSPVPRKCESEAQSLRLHKADKPSPQVPPSFQCLPNWGPQASSAPLKPPVPHPIADYPTYMVPERPPHALYQPYLPSQSSSHRLTLQEHHRPLVPAPLLPPNPSLIHPYHYRYGHSFLPVPPLPYNLYPTPEQPPSLQSLRYLPVEMYPHGFDPRVYGGYSYLHPGSYGRQSEARGNQHHGGDRTTRRSPLAGCAASGSPDRPSTIEFTQHTIQGQPQSGCMSPRRGPIADPPRSLCSQRQETGTERKGRDDVQSTTLLRRSDVSSEEAEDEDSTDEGAPLNLSKRNQVPMHQANPESDISSDSQSGQEEEDAPLNLCLRAKSYSQIRSATTGTEIPEQTASENAQPYKPVLASPTEQDQCERRHSAAFALCQLASSSNISASDLPAPPPRLTKSQSSCQKLASQDTPHVDGPKGNVSAHGQKRASDGTTKKTSKRARVKEPVRVQRKRMQNC; from the exons ATGGAGACTCCACCATCGAGAAAGCCAAAGAAACCCCACTACATCCCCCGTCCTCCAGGCAAGCCCTTCAAATACCAGTGCTTCCAGTGTCCCTTCACTTGCAACATCAAGTCCCATCTCTTCAACCACATGAAATACAACCTGTGCAAGAACTCCATCTCTCTGGTGTCTCAGCGCGGGGAGCAGACAGGAAGACCTACCAGAGGTCCACAGTGCAGCAACTCCTCCAGTCAGATCACAGCAGGAACTTCGAGGCTTCCTAAACAGAGTCCCACCCGGCCAGGCGACAAAGTAAGACTGGAAAGGACCACGGACTTAACTGGCGAGGAGGTGCACGAGGGagtccagagagcagaaaatgAGAGTCCTGTGAAGAGAAGTACAGAAACTGTCCCAGAGTTGGAGATCGATATCGAAAACAGGGAGCAGGAAGCCGTTGAGGCCAGGATCAAGCACACTTCGATGTCTGCCTTCTCTCCGGTCCCCCGCAAGTGCGAAAGCGAGGCCCAATCTCTGCGACTGCACAAAGCAGACAAGCCCTCTCCGCAAGTCCCTCCTTCCTTCCAATGTCTGCCAAACTGGGGTCCGCAAGCCTCTTCTGCACCCCTTAAACCACCTGTACCCCATCCGATTGCAGACTACCCTACATACATGGTTCCCGAAAGACCACCTCATGCCCTCTACCAACCCTACCTGCCAAGCCAAAGCAGCTCCCATCGCTTGACTCTCCAGGAGCACCACAGACCTCTGGTCCCGGCACCTCTCCTCCCGCCCAATCCATCCCTGATCCATCCATACCACTACAGATACGGCCACTCCTTTCTCCCAGTCCCACCGCTGCCTTACAACCTTTATCCTACCCCTGAACAACCTCCATCCTTGCAATCCCTGAGGTATCTCCCCGTGGAGATGTACCCTCACGGCTTTGACCCCAGGGTCTATGGAGGGTACAGCTATTTACACCCAGGCTCCTACGGCAGACAGTCAGAGGCTAGGGGGAACCAGCACCACGGAGGGGACCGGACAACACGGCGGAGTCCACTGGCAGGTTGTGCTGCTTCTGGGTCCCCAGATAGGCCTAGTACTATAGAGTTTACACAGCACACCATCCAAGGACAACCGCAATCAGGCTGCATGTCTCCCAGAAGAGGGCCAATCGCAGACCCGCCTAGGAGCCTGTGTAGCCAACGGCAAGAGACCGGCacagaaaggaaaggaag GGACGACGTACAAAGCACCACTCTGCTGAGACGCTCCGACGTCTCGTCAGAGGAAGCAGAAGACGAGGACAGCACCGATGAAGGAGCTCCTCTAAATCTATCGAAAAGGAATCAGGTACCCATGCACCAAGCCAACCCCGAATCCGACATCAGCTCGGACTCCCAGAGCGGCCAAGAAGAAGAGGATGCTCCTCTCAACCTCTGTCTCCGAGCCAAATCCTACAGCCAGATCCGGTCTGCAACCACAGGCACCGAGATCCCAGAACAGACGGCTAGCGAGAACGCTCAGCCCTACAAGCCAGTGCTAGCGAGTCCGACCGAACAAGACCAGTGTGAGCGCAGACACTCAGCAGCTTTTGCTCTGTGCCAGCTAGCCAGTTCCAGTAACATCAGTGCTTCTGACCTTCCAGCACCTCCACCAAGGCTCACCAAGAGCCAAAGCAGCTGCCAGAAACTTGCATCCCAGGACACTCCACATGTGGACGGGCCCAAAGGGAACGTTTCAGCCCACGGGCAGAAGCGGGCAAGCGATGGGACCACGAAAAAGACTAGCAAGAGAGCAAGGGTGAAGGAGCCGGTTCGGGTCCAGAGGAAACGAATGCAGAACTGCTGA
- the fn3krp gene encoding ketosamine-3-kinase translates to MEALLKRELGTSTLKATGHSGGGCISDGLSYDTDTGRVFAKINRKSEARKMFDGEKASLDAILSTNTIKVPRPMKVVDLEGGGAVFVMEHVDMRSLNRYSTRLGEQLADLHLHNKRQKEKRDKAEQTVGKSQSDDPVIDQFGFHKPTCCGYIPQVNDWQADWVSFYAQQRLQHQLGLVEQSYGDREARELWAGLQLKIPQLFSGIEVEPALLHGDLWSGNVAEYSDGPIIFDPASFYGHSEFELAIAGMFGGFGKHFYSAYHGKIPKAAGFEKRLQLYQLFHYLNHWNHFGGSYRGSSLRIMKDLSK, encoded by the exons ATGGAGGCTCTGCTGAAGCGGGAGTTGGGCACCTCCACTCTGAAAGCCACCGGACACTCCGGAGGAGGCTGCATCAGCGACGGCCTCAGCTACGACACGGACACCGGCAGAGTGTTCGCCAAGATCAACCGCAAGAGCGAG GCCAGAAAGATGTTTGACGGAGAGAAAGCCAGCTTGGACGCCATCCTGTCTACAAATACAATCAAAGTCCCAAGACCTATGAAGGTTGTAGATCTCGAAGGGGGTGGAGCAGTGTTCGTGATGGAGCACGTGGACATGAGATCCCTGAATAG GTACTCCACTCGACTGGGGGAGCAACTAGCTGACCTGCACCTACATAATAAAAGACAGAAGGAGAAACGGGACAAGGCTGAGCAGACGGTCG GAAAGAGCCAATCTGACGACCCAGTGATCGACCAGTTTGGGTTCCACAAGCCAACATGCTGTGGCTACATCCCTCAG GTGAACGACTGGCAGGCGGACTGGGTGTCGTTTTACGCCCAGCAAAGACTTCAGCACCAGCTCGGCTTAGTGGAGCAGTCGTACGGGGACAGGGAAGCCAGGGAATTGTGGGCCGGCCTCCAG CTGAAGATTCCTCAGCTGTTCTCCGGCATCGAGGTGGAACCGGCGCTGCTTCATGGGGACCTGTGGAGCGGGAACGTGGCGGAGTACTCCGACGGCCCAATCATCTTCGACCCCGCCTCGTTTTACGGCCATTCGGAATTTGAGCTAGCCATTGCGGGAATGTTCGGTGGCTTCGGGAAACACTTTTACAGTGCCTACCACGGGAAGATCCCCAAGGCTGCGGGGTTTGAGAAGAGGCTTCAGCTGTACCAGCTCTTCCATTACCTTAACCACTGGAACCACTTTGGAGGCAGCTACCGGGGCTCCTCCCTGAGGATCATGAAAGATCTTTCAAAGTAG
- the LOC140551036 gene encoding 4-galactosyl-N-acetylglucosaminide 3-alpha-L-fucosyltransferase 9-like — translation MASESGLLRYAVLLLAALLTGSLYYTPSFRCSTQRLGPVQPDPRAVLVLVWLWPFNKTFDLNLCRSRFNIGGCLLTADRSLYGKADAVLFHHRDIARDLSNLPRSPRPPHQKWIWMNSESPSHTERIPGLDKLFNVSLSYRKDADISLPYGQVIPLDKEPEDDFVPPEKNKIVCWIVSNYSPDHRRTHYYKELQKYIRVHVYGDYFQRHVSEEGYQEIIASCKFYLSFENSVHKDYITEKLFNALALGAVPVVFGPSRKNYERFVPSDSFIHVEDFPSIRALAKHLYHLHENEVLYRRYFSWRRHFTATTTSFPEENVCRSCEYVRRNREYQVLTNLYQWFWDGSERQDMPPFMYKHFSRT, via the coding sequence ATGGCATCCGAATCTGGTCTTCTGCGGTATGCCGTTCTCTTGCTAGCCGCCCTGCTAACGGGTTCCCTCTACTACACCCCTTCATTCCGCTGCTCAACCCAGCGACTCGGGCCGGTCCAGCCAGACCCCCGGGCGGTCCTGGTGCTTGTCTGGCTCTGGCCTTTTAACAAGACCTTTGACCTCAACCTCTGCAGGTCCCGGTTCAACATAGGGGGCTGTCTGTTAACAGCAGATCGGAGCCTGTACGGCAAAGCGGACGCCGTCCTCTTCCACCACAGGGACATTGCTCGGGACTTGTCAAACTTGCCCAGATCTCCCCGGCCACCCCATCAGAAGTGGATCTGGATGAATTCCGAGTCCCCGTCCCACACAGAACGAATCCCGGGTCTGGACAAGCTGTTTAACGTTTCGTTGAGCTACCGCAAGGACGCGGACATCAGCTTGCCTTATGGGCAGGTGATTCCCCTCGATAAGGAGCCGGAGGATGATTTCGTGCCCCCGGAAAAAAACAAAATCGTGTGCTGGATCGTTAGTAACTACAGTCCCGATCACAGACGAACGCATTACTACAAGGAGCTGCAGAAGTACATCCGGGTTCACGTCTACGGGGACTACTTCCAAAGACACGTGTCTGAGGAGGGATACCAGGAGATCATTGCTAGCTGTAAGTTTTAcctctcctttgagaactctgTGCACAAAGACTACATCACCGAGAAGCTGTTCAACGCTCTGGCGCTAGGAGCCGTGCCGGTGGTCTTCGGGCCCTCCAGGAAGAACTACGAGCGCTTTGTCCCCAGCGACTCTTTCATCCATGTGGAGGACTTCCCCTCTATTCGAGCTCTGGCGAAGCACCTCTACCATCTGCATGAAAACGAGGTCCTGTACCGCAGGTACTTCAGCTGGAGGAGGCACTTCACAGCGACGACCACTTCCTTCCCTGAGGAAAACGTTTGCCGCTCTTGCGAGTACGTTCGACGGAACAGGGAGTATCAAGTGCTGACAAATCTCTACCAGTGGTTCTGGGACGGTAGTGAGCGACAAGACATGCCACCATTCATGTATAAGCACTTTTCAAGGACCTAA